The following coding sequences are from one Musa acuminata AAA Group cultivar baxijiao chromosome BXJ2-4, Cavendish_Baxijiao_AAA, whole genome shotgun sequence window:
- the LOC135610865 gene encoding uncharacterized protein LOC135610865 isoform X1: MEKSCLERDLDDWEFLPDDKSLLDFSHGSQNDLVLKELTLDANYFICPSQSFLEQQQNSEPTMENNSDDDDAEAKGFKDIGVVTPDVESQVREEGEEKDHAGSEIKGFGFPPPGNWRSTGIGAFCAMGASAAAAAAATICIFILGCRQHQKPKIQFKIYTHDKFLLCDVIAENEGGCATGSKAKPGTVSREGSSHDEGTHLIWRIHCKCLIDHSSRQ; the protein is encoded by the exons ATGGAGAAATCTTGCCTGGAGAGGGATCTCGATGACTGGGAGTTCCTCCCTGATGACAAGAGCTTGCTGGACTTCAGCCATGGCAGTCAAAATGATTTGGTGCTCAAGGAGCTCACACTTGATGCCAATTACTTCATCTGCCCATCACAATCTTTCTTGGAGCAGCAGCAGAACTCAGAGCCAACCATGGAGAATAActcagatgatgatgatgctgaagCCAAAGGATTCAAAGACATCGGCGTCGTCACACCAGACGTGGAATCGCAAGTcagggaagagggagaagagaaggatCATGCAGGATCCGAGATCAAAGGCTTCGGGTTTCCTCCTCCGGGGAATTGGAGATCGACAGGTATTGGAGCCTTCTGCGCCATGGgagcatcagcagcagcagctgctgctgctactatcTGCATCTTCATCCTTGGCTGCCGACAGCATCAGAAACCTAAGATCCAGTTCAAGATCTACACCCACGATAAG TTCCTCTTGTGTGATGTGATTGCAGAGAATGAAGGAGGTTGTGCAACAGGCAGCAAGGCTAAACCAGGCACTGTCAGCCGCGAGGGGAGCTCCCATGACGAGGGCACACATCTCATTTGGAGGATACATTGCAAGTGCTTGATCGATCACTCTTCTCGACAATAA
- the LOC135584972 gene encoding probable galactinol--sucrose galactosyltransferase 2 isoform X1 has product MTVTPGITISDGNLVVYGKTILTDVPDNIVLTSGTGAGLMAGAFIGAATSDSKSLHVFPMGTLRGLRFMCCFRFKLWWMTQRMGTCGRDVPLETQFLLVEGKEAEASTVYTVFLPLLDGSFRAVLQGNDKDEIEICLESGDEAVETKQGMHMVYMHAGANPFEVISQAVKAVEKHLETFHHREKKKLPSFVDWFGWCTWDAFYTDVTAEGVDQGLRSLSAGGAPPRFLIVDDGWQQIGSEVRDQTAAVVQEGAQFASRLTGIKENAKFHRKQGEGERRSGLKLVVEEVKKRRDVKYVYVWHAMAGYWGGVKPAVQGMEHYESALAYPVQSPGVMGNQPDIVMDSLSIHGLGLVHPKKVYSFYNELHAYLASCGIDGVKVDVQNIIETLGAGHGGRVSLTRAYHQALEASVARNFPDNGCISCMCHNTDGLYSAKQTAVVRASDDFYPRDPASHTIHISFVAYNTLFLGEFMLPDWDMFHSLHPAAEYHAAARAIGGCPIYVSDKPGHHNFELLRKLVLPDGSILRAQLPGRPTRDCLFCDPARDGTSLLKIWNVNKCSGVVGVFNCQGAGWCRHTKKTRVHDAALGTLTGTVIATDVDAIAQLAGPDWSGQAVIYAFKSGELIRLPKGATLPVTLKVLEYEVFHVCPVKNITPSISFAPIGLLDMFNTGGAVEQFDVSVTSNHAAAGQDDGHVLSDPTATLSTNRRSTATVALRVRGRGRFGAYSSQRPLRCTLDSSNVEFSYDEGTGLVTINFPVPEKEMYKWSLQIQV; this is encoded by the exons ATGACGGTGACTCCCGGGATCACGATCAGCGACGGGAATCTGGTGGTCTATGGGAAGACCATCCTTACCGACGTCCCGGACAACATCGTCCTCACTAGCGGCACCGGGGCCGGCCTCATGGCTGGGGCCTTCATCGGCGCCGCCACCTCCGACAGCAAGAGCCTCCACGTCTTCCCCATGGGCACCCTCCG GGGGCTACGGTTCATGTGCTGCTTCCGTTTCAAGTTATGGTGGATGACGCAGCGGATGGGAACGTGCGGGCGGGACGTGCCGCTGGAGACGCAGTTCCTGCTGGTGGAGGGCAAGGAGGCGGAGGCGTCCACCGTCTACACCGTCTTCCTCCCGCTCCTGGACGGCTCGTTCCGTGCCGTCTTGCAGGGCAACGACAAGGACGAGATCGAGATATGCCTGGAGAGCG GAGACGAGGCGGTCGAAACAAAGCAGGGGATGCACATGGTCTACATGCACGCCGGCGCCAATCCCTTCGAGGTCATCAGCCAGGCGGTGAA GGCGGTGGAGAAGCACCTGGAGACGTTCCACCACCGCGAGAAGAAAAAG TTGCCTTCCTTCGTGGACTGGTTCGGGTGGTGCACGTGGGACGCCTTCTACACAGACGTCACCGCCGAGGGTGTGGACCAAGGCTTGCGAAG CTTGTCCGCGGGCGGTGCTCCGCCGCGTTTCCTCATCGTAGACGACGGGTGGCAGCAGATCGGCAGCGAGGTCAGGGATCAGACGGCTGCCGTTGTCCAGGAAGGAGCACA GTTCGCCAGCAGGCTGACGGGGATAAAGGAGAACGCCAAATTCCACCGCAAGCAGGGAGAGGGCGAGCGGCGCAGTGGGCTTAAGCTGGTAGTGGAGGAGGTCAAGAAACGCCGCGACGTGAA GTATGTGTACGTGTGGCATGCAATGGCCGGATACTGGGGCGGGGTGAAGCCGGCGGTGCAGGGGATGGAGCACTACGAGAGCGCGCTGGCGTACCCGGTGCAGTCGCCGGGGGTGATGGGCAACCAGCCGGACATTGTCATGGACAGCCTCTCCATCCATGGCCTCGGCCTCGTCCACCCCAAGAAGGTGTACAGCTTCTACAACGAGCTGCACGCCTACTTGGCCTCCTGCGGCATCGACGGCGTTAAGGTGGACGTGCAGAACATCATCGAGACGCTGGGCGCTGGCCACGGCGGCCGCGTCTCCCTCACCCGCGCCTACCACCAGGCCCTCGAGGCCTCAGTCGCCCGCAACTTCCCCGACAACGGCTGCATCTCCTGCATGTGCCATAACACCGACGGCCTCTACAG CGCGAAGCAGACGGCGGTGGTGAGGGCGTCGGACGACTTCTACCCGAGAGACCCGGCGTCGCACACCATCCACATCTCCTTTGTGGCCTACAACACCCTGTTCCTGGGGGAGTTCATGCTGCCGGACTGGGATATGTTCCAT AGTCTCCATCCAGCAGCAGAGTACCACGCTGCTGCTCGAGCAATTGGTGGCTGTCCCATCTACGTTAG TGACAAACCGGGCCACCATAACTTCGAGCTACTGCGGAAGCTAGTGCTGCCGGATGGCTCCATCCTGCGCGCGCAGCTCCCGGGTCGCCCGACGCGCGACTGCCTCTTCTGCGACCCAGCTCGTGACGGCACCAG CTTGCTCAAGATATGGAACGTCAATAAGTGCTCCGGCGTGGTGGGGGTCTTCAACTGCCAAGGCGCCGGCTGGTGCAGGCATACCAAGAAGACTCGCGTGCACGACGCCGCCCTGGGTACACTCACGGGCACAGTCATTGCCACCGACGTCGACGCCATCGCCCAACTCGCCGGCCCGGATTGGAGCGGCCAAGCTGTCATCTATGCCTTCAAATCAG GAGAGCTGATTCGGCTACCCAAGGGAGCAACGCTGCCGGTGACTCTCAAAGTTCTCGAGTACGAGGTCTTCCATGTCTGCCCTGTCAAG AACATCACCCCGAGCATATCATTTGCGCCGATTGGCCTGCTAGATATGTTCAACACCGGCGGCGCGGTGGAGCAATTCGACGTGAGCGTGACGTCAAACCACGCCGCCGCTGGACAAGACGACGGCCACGTCCTCAGCGATCCGACGGCGACCCTGAGCACCAACAGACGGAGCACGGCCACTGTGGCACTTCGGGTGCGCGGCCGCGGGCGTTTCGGGGCGTACTCGTCACAGCGGCCACTCAGATGCACGCTTGATTCGTCGAACGTGGAGTTCAGCTACGACGAGGGGACTGGGCTTGTGACCATCAACTTCCCGGTGCCGGAGAAGGAGATGTACAAGTGGAGTCTGCAGATCCAAGTTTAG
- the LOC135584972 gene encoding probable galactinol--sucrose galactosyltransferase 2 isoform X2 has protein sequence MTVTPGITISDGNLVVYGKTILTDVPDNIVLTSGTGAGLMAGAFIGAATSDSKSLHVFPMGTLRGLRFMCCFRFKLWWMTQRMGTCGRDVPLETQFLLVEGKEAEASTVYTVFLPLLDGSFRAVLQGNDKDEIEICLESGDEAVETKQGMHMVYMHAGANPFEVISQAVKAVEKHLETFHHREKKKLPSFVDWFGWCTWDAFYTDVTAEGVDQGLRSLSAGGAPPRFLIVDDGWQQIGSEVRDQTAAVVQEGAQFASRLTGIKENAKFHRKQGEGERRSGLKLVVEEVKKRRDVKYVYVWHAMAGYWGGVKPAVQGMEHYESALAYPVQSPGVMGNQPDIVMDSLSIHGLGLVHPKKVYSFYNELHAYLASCGIDGVKVDVQNIIETLGAGHGGRVSLTRAYHQALEASVARNFPDNGCISCMCHNTDGLYSAKQTAVVRASDDFYPRDPASHTIHISFVAYNTLFLGEFMLPDWDMFHSLHPAAEYHAAARAIGGCPIYVSDKPGHHNFELLRKLVLPDGSILRAQLPGRPTRDCLFCDPARDGTSLLKIWNVNKCSGVVGVFNCQGAGWCRHTKKTRVHDAALGTLTGTVIATDVDAIAQLAGPDWSGQAVIYAFKSGELIRLPKGATLPVTLKVLEYEVFHVCPVKICSTPAARWSNST, from the exons ATGACGGTGACTCCCGGGATCACGATCAGCGACGGGAATCTGGTGGTCTATGGGAAGACCATCCTTACCGACGTCCCGGACAACATCGTCCTCACTAGCGGCACCGGGGCCGGCCTCATGGCTGGGGCCTTCATCGGCGCCGCCACCTCCGACAGCAAGAGCCTCCACGTCTTCCCCATGGGCACCCTCCG GGGGCTACGGTTCATGTGCTGCTTCCGTTTCAAGTTATGGTGGATGACGCAGCGGATGGGAACGTGCGGGCGGGACGTGCCGCTGGAGACGCAGTTCCTGCTGGTGGAGGGCAAGGAGGCGGAGGCGTCCACCGTCTACACCGTCTTCCTCCCGCTCCTGGACGGCTCGTTCCGTGCCGTCTTGCAGGGCAACGACAAGGACGAGATCGAGATATGCCTGGAGAGCG GAGACGAGGCGGTCGAAACAAAGCAGGGGATGCACATGGTCTACATGCACGCCGGCGCCAATCCCTTCGAGGTCATCAGCCAGGCGGTGAA GGCGGTGGAGAAGCACCTGGAGACGTTCCACCACCGCGAGAAGAAAAAG TTGCCTTCCTTCGTGGACTGGTTCGGGTGGTGCACGTGGGACGCCTTCTACACAGACGTCACCGCCGAGGGTGTGGACCAAGGCTTGCGAAG CTTGTCCGCGGGCGGTGCTCCGCCGCGTTTCCTCATCGTAGACGACGGGTGGCAGCAGATCGGCAGCGAGGTCAGGGATCAGACGGCTGCCGTTGTCCAGGAAGGAGCACA GTTCGCCAGCAGGCTGACGGGGATAAAGGAGAACGCCAAATTCCACCGCAAGCAGGGAGAGGGCGAGCGGCGCAGTGGGCTTAAGCTGGTAGTGGAGGAGGTCAAGAAACGCCGCGACGTGAA GTATGTGTACGTGTGGCATGCAATGGCCGGATACTGGGGCGGGGTGAAGCCGGCGGTGCAGGGGATGGAGCACTACGAGAGCGCGCTGGCGTACCCGGTGCAGTCGCCGGGGGTGATGGGCAACCAGCCGGACATTGTCATGGACAGCCTCTCCATCCATGGCCTCGGCCTCGTCCACCCCAAGAAGGTGTACAGCTTCTACAACGAGCTGCACGCCTACTTGGCCTCCTGCGGCATCGACGGCGTTAAGGTGGACGTGCAGAACATCATCGAGACGCTGGGCGCTGGCCACGGCGGCCGCGTCTCCCTCACCCGCGCCTACCACCAGGCCCTCGAGGCCTCAGTCGCCCGCAACTTCCCCGACAACGGCTGCATCTCCTGCATGTGCCATAACACCGACGGCCTCTACAG CGCGAAGCAGACGGCGGTGGTGAGGGCGTCGGACGACTTCTACCCGAGAGACCCGGCGTCGCACACCATCCACATCTCCTTTGTGGCCTACAACACCCTGTTCCTGGGGGAGTTCATGCTGCCGGACTGGGATATGTTCCAT AGTCTCCATCCAGCAGCAGAGTACCACGCTGCTGCTCGAGCAATTGGTGGCTGTCCCATCTACGTTAG TGACAAACCGGGCCACCATAACTTCGAGCTACTGCGGAAGCTAGTGCTGCCGGATGGCTCCATCCTGCGCGCGCAGCTCCCGGGTCGCCCGACGCGCGACTGCCTCTTCTGCGACCCAGCTCGTGACGGCACCAG CTTGCTCAAGATATGGAACGTCAATAAGTGCTCCGGCGTGGTGGGGGTCTTCAACTGCCAAGGCGCCGGCTGGTGCAGGCATACCAAGAAGACTCGCGTGCACGACGCCGCCCTGGGTACACTCACGGGCACAGTCATTGCCACCGACGTCGACGCCATCGCCCAACTCGCCGGCCCGGATTGGAGCGGCCAAGCTGTCATCTATGCCTTCAAATCAG GAGAGCTGATTCGGCTACCCAAGGGAGCAACGCTGCCGGTGACTCTCAAAGTTCTCGAGTACGAGGTCTTCCATGTCTGCCCTGTCAAG ATATGTTCAACACCGGCGGCGCGGTGGAGCAATTCGACGTGA
- the LOC135610865 gene encoding uncharacterized protein LOC135610865 isoform X2 produces MEKSCLERDLDDWEFLPDDKSLLDFSHGSQNDLVLKELTLDANYFICPSQSFLEQQQNSEPTMENNSDDDDAEAKGFKDIGVVTPDVESQVREEGEEKDHAGSEIKGFGFPPPGNWRSTGIGAFCAMGASAAAAAAATICIFILGCRQHQKPKIQFKIYTHDKRMKEVVQQAARLNQALSAARGAPMTRAHISFGGYIASA; encoded by the exons ATGGAGAAATCTTGCCTGGAGAGGGATCTCGATGACTGGGAGTTCCTCCCTGATGACAAGAGCTTGCTGGACTTCAGCCATGGCAGTCAAAATGATTTGGTGCTCAAGGAGCTCACACTTGATGCCAATTACTTCATCTGCCCATCACAATCTTTCTTGGAGCAGCAGCAGAACTCAGAGCCAACCATGGAGAATAActcagatgatgatgatgctgaagCCAAAGGATTCAAAGACATCGGCGTCGTCACACCAGACGTGGAATCGCAAGTcagggaagagggagaagagaaggatCATGCAGGATCCGAGATCAAAGGCTTCGGGTTTCCTCCTCCGGGGAATTGGAGATCGACAGGTATTGGAGCCTTCTGCGCCATGGgagcatcagcagcagcagctgctgctgctactatcTGCATCTTCATCCTTGGCTGCCGACAGCATCAGAAACCTAAGATCCAGTTCAAGATCTACACCCACGATAAG AGAATGAAGGAGGTTGTGCAACAGGCAGCAAGGCTAAACCAGGCACTGTCAGCCGCGAGGGGAGCTCCCATGACGAGGGCACACATCTCATTTGGAGGATACATTGCAAGTGCTTGA
- the LOC135610864 gene encoding protein neprosin-like: protein MAAHVSVCRCLVVVLALVAWLSCAAAEGGGGYRAVRQRLEVRRHLKRLNKKPVKSIRSPDGDIIDCVHVSHQPAFDHPFLKNHSIQMRPTYHPEGLFDENKVASQKTKTPSTAQLWHQNGRCPEDTIPIRRTTRDDVLRASSVKRYGRKKHRSIPCPLSVDPDLLNESGHQHAIAYVEGDRYYGAKATINVWRPKIQQPNEFSLSQLWILGGSFGEDLNSIEAGWQVSPDLYGDNNTRLFTYWTSDAYQATGCYNLLCSGFIQVNNEVAMGASISPISDYDGSQYDVSILVWKDPKEGNWWMQFGNDYVLGYWPSFLFSYLSDSASMIEWGGEVVNSDADGEHTSTEMGSGRFPEEGFSKASYFRNIQVVDGSNNLRAPTGVGAFTEQSNCYDVQNGNNGEWGQYFYYGGPGRNSNCP, encoded by the exons ATGGCGGCTCACGTTAGCGTGTGCCGCTGCCTGGTGGTGGTGCTGGCGCTTGTTGCCTGGTTATCGTGCGCCGCCGCGGAGGGAGGTGGCGGCTACAGGGCGGTGAGGCAGCGCCTGGAGGTGCGACGGCACCTGAAGCGGCTCAACAAGAAGCCGGTCAAGAGTATCAGG AGTCCAGATGGAGATATCATCGATTGTGTGCATGTCTCTCACCAGCCTGCCTTTGATCACCCTTTCCTCAAAAACCACTCAATCCAG ATGCGGCCAACCTACCACCCGGAAGGCTTGTTTGATGAGAACAAGGTTGCATCACAGAAGACGAAGACCCCCTCCACAGCTCAACTATGGCATCAGAACGGGAGGTGCCCTGAGGACACCATCCCCATCAGGAGGACAACCAGGGATGATGTGTTAAGGGCCAGCTCCGTCAAAAGATATGGGAGGAAGAAGCACAGAAGCATCCCATGCCCCTTGTCTGTTGACCCTGACCTTCTCAATGAGAGTGGCCATCAG CATGCGATTGCTTATGTAGAGGGAGATAGATATTATGGAGCAAAGGCCACCATAAATGTGTGGCGGCCAAAGATCCAACAACCCAATGAGTTCAGTCTCTCTCAGCTCTGGATATTGGGGGGCTCCTTTGGTGAGGATCTCAATAGCATCGAAGCAGGTTGGCAG GTCAGCCCGGATCTCTATGGTGACAACAACACCAGGCTGTTTACTTATTGGACC AGTGATGCATACCAAGCAACTGGCTGCTACAACCTACTGTGCTCGGGGTTCATTCAAGTCAACAATGAAGTTGCAATGGGTGCCAGCATCTCTCCGATCTCCGACTACGATGGTTCGCAGTATGATGTATCCATACTTGTTTGGAAG GATCCGAAGGAGGGGAACTGGTGGATGCAGTTCGGGAACGATTACGTCTTGGGTTACtggccttctttcctcttctcttaTTTGTCAGACAGTGCGAGCATGATAGAATGGGGAGGGGAGGTGGTGAACTCGGACGCAGACGGCGAGCACACCTCGACCGAGATGGGCAGTGGCCGTTTCCCGGAAGAAGGGTTCAGCAAGGCAAGCTACTTCAGGAACATTCAGGTGGTGGACGGGTCCAACAATCTAAGGGCACCCACAGGGGTTGGAGCCTTCACAGAGCAGTCAAACTGCTATGATGTGCAGAATGGAAACAATGGTGAATGGGGGCAGTACTTCTACTATGGAGGGCCTGGTAGAAACTCCAATTGTCCATAG